Proteins from one Amycolatopsis benzoatilytica AK 16/65 genomic window:
- a CDS encoding muconolactone Delta-isomerase family protein encodes MQFLVLSRRYTERYEDAEFDAVIPDETRRVRQLYAAGVVRQIWLRDDIPGACFVIEAPDEQAARSTVDALPMAQSGLSEFTVIPLLPYRGFGPR; translated from the coding sequence ATGCAGTTCCTGGTTCTCAGCCGCAGGTACACCGAGCGGTACGAGGACGCCGAGTTCGACGCCGTCATCCCCGACGAAACCCGACGTGTGCGTCAGCTCTATGCCGCCGGAGTGGTGCGCCAGATCTGGCTGCGCGACGACATCCCTGGAGCCTGCTTCGTCATCGAAGCTCCAGACGAACAGGCCGCGCGATCCACGGTCGACGCGTTGCCGATGGCCCAGTCCGGCCTGTCCGAGTTCACCGTCATCCCACTGCTCCCATACCGGGGATTCGGACCCCGCTGA
- the exaC gene encoding acetaldehyde dehydrogenase ExaC codes for MAVYAAPNTDGSVVDYETRYDHYIGGEYVAPASGQYFENPTPVTGKTFTEIARGTSADVDRALDAAEGAAPAWGRTSPEERANILLKIADRMEQNLEKIAVAEAWENGKPVRETLAADIPLAIDHFRYFAGALRAQEGGISQIDENTVAYHFHEPLGVVAQIIPWNFPLLMAVWKLAPALAAGNAIVLKPAEQTPASIHLLLSIIGDLIPPGVLNVVNGFGVEAGKPLASSNRVRKVAFTGETTTGRLILQYASENIIPVTVELGGKSPNIFFNDVAAQNDAFYDKAQEGFALFALNQGEVCTCPSRALVQSGIYEKFLGDAVERVKKIKQGNPLDTETMIGAQASNDQLEKILSYIDIGKQEGAKVLTGGGQADLGGDLSGGYYVQPTVFEGDNKMRVFQEEIFGPVVSVAKFDDYADALKIANDTLYGLGAGVWSRDGNTAYRAGRDIQAGRVWVNNYHAYPAHAAFGGYKASGIGRETHKMMLDHYQQTKNMLVSYSDQALGFF; via the coding sequence ATGGCCGTATACGCCGCACCGAACACCGACGGCTCCGTCGTCGACTACGAGACTCGCTACGACCACTACATCGGCGGCGAATACGTCGCGCCGGCGAGCGGGCAGTACTTCGAGAACCCGACGCCGGTGACCGGCAAGACCTTCACCGAGATCGCCCGTGGCACCTCGGCCGATGTGGACCGTGCGCTCGACGCCGCCGAGGGGGCGGCGCCGGCCTGGGGCCGCACGTCGCCGGAGGAACGCGCGAACATCCTGCTGAAGATCGCCGACCGGATGGAGCAGAACCTCGAGAAGATCGCGGTCGCCGAAGCCTGGGAGAACGGCAAGCCGGTCCGCGAGACGCTGGCCGCCGACATCCCGCTGGCCATCGACCACTTCCGCTACTTCGCCGGCGCCCTGCGCGCCCAGGAGGGCGGCATTTCGCAGATCGACGAGAACACCGTCGCCTACCACTTCCACGAGCCGCTCGGCGTCGTCGCCCAGATCATCCCGTGGAACTTCCCGCTGCTGATGGCGGTGTGGAAGCTGGCTCCGGCGCTGGCCGCGGGCAACGCGATCGTGCTCAAGCCGGCCGAGCAGACGCCGGCGTCGATCCACCTGCTGCTGTCGATCATCGGCGACCTGATCCCGCCGGGCGTGCTGAACGTCGTCAACGGATTCGGCGTGGAAGCGGGCAAACCGCTCGCCTCGAGCAACCGGGTGCGCAAGGTCGCGTTCACCGGCGAGACCACCACCGGCCGGCTGATCCTGCAGTACGCCAGCGAAAACATCATCCCGGTGACGGTGGAACTGGGCGGCAAGAGCCCGAACATCTTCTTCAACGACGTCGCCGCGCAGAACGACGCGTTCTACGACAAGGCGCAGGAGGGCTTCGCGCTCTTCGCGCTTAATCAGGGCGAGGTGTGCACCTGCCCGTCGCGCGCGCTGGTCCAGTCCGGCATCTACGAGAAGTTCCTCGGCGACGCGGTCGAGCGCGTGAAGAAGATCAAGCAGGGCAACCCGCTCGACACCGAGACGATGATCGGCGCGCAGGCGTCGAACGACCAGCTCGAAAAGATCCTTTCCTACATCGACATCGGCAAGCAGGAAGGCGCGAAGGTGCTCACCGGCGGCGGGCAAGCCGACCTGGGCGGCGACCTCTCCGGCGGCTACTACGTGCAGCCGACGGTGTTCGAGGGCGACAACAAGATGCGCGTCTTCCAGGAGGAGATCTTCGGTCCGGTGGTGTCGGTCGCGAAGTTCGACGACTACGCCGACGCGCTCAAGATCGCCAACGACACGCTGTACGGACTCGGCGCCGGAGTCTGGTCCCGCGACGGCAACACCGCCTACCGGGCGGGCCGCGACATCCAGGCCGGCCGGGTGTGGGTGAACAACTACCACGCCTACCCGGCGCACGCGGCCTTCGGCGGCTACAAGGCGTCCGGCATCGGCCGCGAGACGCACAAGATGATGCTGGACCACTACCAGCAGACGAAGAACATGCTGGTGTCCTACTCGGACCAGGCGCTGGGCTTCTTCTGA
- a CDS encoding MFS transporter: MNTSATKPRTGAGTRRAVAAAVIGNALEWFDIAVYALMAGYIGKSFFPGDNPGIQLVEAYAVFGITFLIRPLGGLILGSYADRRGRRRALVLTIRLMVVGTFLLAVLPGYDTIGALAPIGVIVARLLQGFAAGGEFGAATSFLIEHDDRRKGFLGSFQFASQGLATLLSSAFAAGLTALLPAAEMTTWGWRIPFVFGLLVGPVGYYLRRHVDEAPRPAEDRPRSAVRELFRKHWGGVLIAGGALVVSTSLNFILQSLPAFAIKNLGLNASASFTALLITSVLLTLVPPLAGLLSDRYGRVRMMTVAAALIGISVLPLYVWVTSARSFAVLAVAMAVLGLLKAVYFGPLPAVMADAFPARTRATGLAFSYNAAVGIFGGFTPAIATALVTSTGSPISPGYYLVATAAVSLAALSAAHRTRGIR, from the coding sequence ATGAACACCTCCGCGACCAAGCCCCGCACCGGTGCCGGCACGCGCCGGGCAGTCGCCGCGGCTGTCATCGGGAACGCGCTGGAATGGTTCGACATCGCCGTCTACGCGTTGATGGCGGGCTACATAGGCAAATCGTTCTTCCCCGGCGACAATCCCGGCATCCAGCTGGTGGAGGCGTACGCCGTCTTCGGCATCACCTTCCTGATCCGGCCGCTGGGCGGGCTGATCCTCGGTTCGTACGCCGATCGCCGTGGCCGGCGGCGCGCGCTGGTGCTGACCATCCGGCTGATGGTCGTCGGCACCTTCCTGCTGGCGGTCCTGCCCGGGTACGACACGATCGGCGCACTGGCCCCGATCGGCGTGATCGTCGCCCGGCTCCTGCAAGGCTTCGCGGCCGGCGGCGAATTCGGCGCGGCGACGTCGTTCCTGATCGAGCACGACGACCGGCGCAAGGGGTTCCTGGGCAGTTTCCAGTTCGCCAGCCAGGGATTGGCTACGTTGCTGTCCTCGGCGTTCGCCGCCGGATTGACCGCGTTGCTGCCCGCTGCCGAGATGACGACCTGGGGCTGGCGGATCCCGTTCGTCTTCGGCCTGCTGGTCGGCCCGGTCGGCTACTACCTGCGCCGCCATGTCGACGAGGCCCCGCGTCCGGCGGAGGACCGGCCGCGGTCGGCGGTGCGCGAACTGTTCCGCAAGCACTGGGGCGGCGTGCTGATCGCCGGCGGCGCGCTGGTGGTGTCGACGTCGCTGAACTTCATCCTGCAGTCGCTGCCCGCGTTCGCGATCAAGAACCTCGGACTGAACGCGTCGGCCTCGTTCACCGCGCTGCTGATCACGTCGGTGCTGCTCACCCTGGTGCCGCCGCTGGCCGGACTGCTGTCGGACCGGTACGGACGGGTCCGGATGATGACCGTCGCCGCGGCGCTGATCGGGATTTCCGTGCTGCCGTTGTACGTCTGGGTCACGTCGGCGCGCTCGTTCGCTGTGCTGGCGGTCGCGATGGCGGTGCTCGGCTTGCTGAAGGCGGTCTACTTCGGACCGCTGCCGGCGGTGATGGCCGACGCGTTCCCGGCGCGGACGCGAGCCACCGGCCTTGCCTTCAGCTACAACGCCGCGGTCGGCATCTTCGGCGGGTTCACCCCGGCTATCGCCACCGCACTGGTCACCTCGACCGGGTCGCCGATCTCGCCGGGCTACTACCTGGTGGCGACCGCGGCGGTCAGCCTCGCCGCGTTGTCCGCCGCTCACCGGACCCGCGGGATCCGGTGA
- a CDS encoding helix-turn-helix domain-containing protein: protein MSVAETPEPDLLRDPESYARLLKDVRAAVLSGASASHSPRSVISASWERSLAAHVDPDAGEAPLICEPDELADLRAEHPLAPVLPLLREMLVSIADDAEHMMIVTDANGLILWREGASGVLLRADRVALTEGTRWSEEAIGTNAMGTTLATGKPVQIYSAEHLVRRYHTWTCAAAPVRDPDTGVLLGSIDVSGPLRTVHPAMLSLVTATAQLAEGRLRAQLAVRDERVRRANMPHLLSLRGQPGALLSAGGRVLAAEACNLPSAVEVRKGGGTITLPDGRIATVDPLDEGFLLRLATAGSAPRRQLSLEYLTDGPGSTTVDGRDVPYTLRHAELLTLLALQPRGLSAEKLALQLYGESGNPVTVRAEIHRLRTQLGTGVLQTRPYRLAATVDADFLRAKAALRAGDAAAAVRSFRGPLLVESEAPAILDERESISAQVRQLALNSGDADTLWAFWETSCGVDDLAVVDALTAALAPSDPRLAAVRTHRSRLG from the coding sequence ATTTCCGTGGCAGAGACGCCCGAGCCCGACTTGCTGCGCGACCCGGAGTCGTACGCGCGGCTGCTCAAGGACGTCCGCGCGGCGGTGCTCTCCGGGGCCTCGGCGTCGCATTCGCCCCGCTCGGTCATCTCCGCGTCGTGGGAACGTTCGCTGGCCGCGCACGTCGACCCGGACGCCGGCGAGGCCCCGCTTATCTGCGAGCCGGACGAACTCGCCGACTTGCGCGCCGAGCATCCGCTCGCGCCGGTGCTGCCGCTGCTGCGCGAGATGCTGGTGAGCATCGCCGACGACGCCGAGCACATGATGATCGTGACCGACGCGAACGGGCTGATCCTCTGGCGCGAGGGCGCGAGCGGCGTGCTGCTGCGCGCGGACCGCGTCGCGCTCACCGAGGGCACCCGCTGGAGCGAAGAGGCGATCGGCACGAACGCGATGGGCACCACGCTCGCGACCGGCAAGCCGGTGCAGATCTACTCGGCCGAGCACCTTGTCCGCCGTTATCACACCTGGACCTGCGCGGCGGCTCCGGTCCGCGACCCGGACACCGGCGTCCTGCTCGGCTCGATCGACGTCAGCGGCCCCTTGCGCACCGTCCACCCGGCGATGTTGTCGCTGGTCACGGCCACCGCACAGCTCGCCGAGGGGCGGCTGCGGGCCCAGCTGGCGGTGCGCGACGAAAGGGTCCGGCGGGCGAACATGCCGCACCTTCTGTCCCTCCGAGGCCAGCCGGGCGCGCTGTTGTCCGCGGGCGGGCGGGTGCTGGCCGCCGAAGCGTGCAACCTTCCGTCCGCGGTGGAGGTACGGAAGGGCGGCGGCACGATCACCCTGCCGGACGGCCGGATCGCCACTGTCGACCCGCTCGACGAGGGCTTCCTGCTCCGCCTGGCCACCGCCGGCTCGGCACCCCGGCGACAGCTGTCGCTGGAATACCTCACCGACGGCCCCGGATCGACCACTGTGGACGGACGGGATGTCCCGTACACCCTGCGGCACGCGGAATTGCTGACCTTGCTGGCGCTTCAGCCGCGCGGTCTGTCGGCCGAGAAGCTGGCGTTGCAGCTGTACGGCGAGTCCGGGAATCCGGTCACGGTGCGCGCCGAGATCCACCGGTTGCGGACCCAGCTCGGCACTGGCGTCCTGCAGACCCGGCCGTACCGGCTGGCAGCGACGGTCGACGCGGATTTCTTGCGCGCCAAGGCCGCCTTGCGGGCCGGCGACGCGGCGGCGGCGGTGCGGTCGTTCCGGGGTCCGTTGCTGGTGGAGTCGGAGGCGCCAGCGATTCTGGACGAACGGGAGTCGATCAGCGCACAGGTTCGGCAGCTCGCGTTGAACAGCGGGGACGCGGACACGCTGTGGGCGTTCTGGGAAACCTCCTGCGGGGTCGACGATCTGGCCGTGGTGGACGCGCTGACGGCCGCGCTGGCTCCGTCGGATCCGCGGCTGGCGGCAGTGCGGACGCATCGGAGCAGGCTGGGCTGA
- a CDS encoding DinB family protein, whose translation MVSEYAQSDQFRGARIHLCDLAGLEIRDCEVNGLKIVDCYGSDIYLGGVFERVVVNDVDVTAYVEAELDRQHPARALARDAVSPEDYQAAWHAIETLWAETLGRARLLPAAKLHERVDDEWSFVETQRHLLFACDAWLGNAVLEEEAPYHPLGFPAGGMPPDAAAKLGLVLEASPTLEEVLAPRLARMAAMRRVIDELTAAELDRVCGRKPAEPYPDQEYVVRRCLKVVLKEEAEHHRYAVRDLAVLEAGLPELR comes from the coding sequence ATGGTCTCCGAATACGCCCAGAGCGACCAATTCCGCGGCGCTCGCATCCACCTGTGCGACCTTGCCGGCCTTGAGATCCGCGATTGCGAAGTGAACGGCCTGAAGATCGTCGACTGTTACGGCAGCGACATCTACCTCGGCGGCGTTTTCGAGCGCGTCGTCGTCAACGACGTCGATGTGACCGCCTATGTCGAGGCCGAGCTCGACCGCCAGCACCCCGCACGGGCGCTGGCGCGGGATGCGGTTTCTCCCGAGGACTACCAGGCTGCGTGGCACGCCATCGAGACCTTATGGGCCGAGACGCTCGGCCGGGCGAGGCTGCTGCCTGCTGCCAAACTGCACGAGCGGGTGGACGACGAGTGGTCCTTCGTCGAGACACAACGGCATCTGCTGTTCGCGTGCGATGCCTGGCTCGGGAACGCCGTGCTTGAGGAGGAAGCGCCCTATCACCCGCTGGGCTTCCCTGCCGGAGGGATGCCGCCCGACGCCGCGGCGAAGCTCGGACTCGTCCTGGAGGCCAGCCCGACACTTGAGGAGGTACTCGCGCCGCGGCTCGCTCGCATGGCCGCGATGCGACGGGTCATCGACGAGCTGACCGCCGCCGAGCTCGACCGGGTGTGTGGTCGCAAGCCCGCAGAGCCGTATCCGGACCAGGAGTACGTCGTGCGCCGCTGCCTCAAAGTAGTGCTGAAAGAAGAAGCCGAGCACCATCGTTACGCGGTGCGCGACCTCGCCGTGCTCGAGGCAGGTCTGCCTGAACTGCGGTAG
- a CDS encoding MOSC domain-containing protein: MLSLNEVYVGEPAVLGHRRNEPVLSAIRKTRVDAAELALSELNLAGDRQADLTVHGGPDKAVYVYPVEHYPVWASEGYDVAHGDFGENLSVGGALEDDVRIGDVWSWGDAVVQVSQPRHPCFKLAMRTGRKEVVPAMIDAERCGWYLRVLRPGVVPTSGKISVERADGPTVAETFRVAAANYAQPDPAGPLLELAARVLSADALPGSYRAGIQSKVDRALARTSRWATSSRSAETGRS, translated from the coding sequence ATGCTGTCGCTGAACGAAGTCTACGTCGGAGAACCAGCCGTCCTCGGTCACCGCCGGAACGAGCCGGTGCTGAGCGCCATCCGGAAAACCCGGGTCGACGCGGCCGAACTGGCGCTCTCCGAACTGAACCTGGCCGGCGACCGGCAAGCCGACTTGACCGTGCACGGCGGCCCGGACAAAGCCGTCTACGTCTATCCGGTCGAGCACTACCCGGTCTGGGCCAGCGAAGGCTACGACGTCGCGCACGGCGACTTCGGCGAGAACCTCTCGGTGGGCGGCGCGCTGGAGGACGACGTGCGGATCGGCGACGTGTGGTCCTGGGGCGACGCCGTCGTGCAGGTCTCGCAGCCGAGGCATCCCTGTTTCAAGCTCGCGATGCGGACCGGCCGCAAAGAGGTCGTCCCCGCGATGATCGACGCGGAGCGTTGCGGCTGGTACCTGCGCGTGCTGCGCCCCGGCGTGGTCCCGACCAGCGGGAAGATCTCCGTGGAGCGGGCGGACGGGCCGACGGTGGCGGAAACCTTCCGGGTCGCGGCGGCCAACTATGCGCAGCCGGACCCGGCCGGGCCGCTGCTGGAACTCGCCGCGCGGGTGCTGTCCGCGGACGCGTTGCCCGGATCGTACCGGGCGGGCATCCAGTCCAAAGTAGACCGAGCGCTCGCCCGGACGAGCCGCTGGGCTACTTCCAGTCGATCTGCGGAGACCGGTAGAAGTTGA
- a CDS encoding DUF779 domain-containing protein — MAQRVALTPAAADLLRRLGSAHGPVMFHQSGGCCDGSAPMCYPLGEFRVGSHDVHLGDLAVEGIDSVPVWMSGPQFEYWKHTHLTIDVVPGRGSGFSLEAPEGVRFLIRSRLLSDEESAELNG, encoded by the coding sequence ATGGCCCAACGGGTAGCCCTGACCCCAGCCGCGGCAGACCTGCTGCGGCGGCTGGGGTCCGCCCACGGCCCGGTGATGTTCCACCAGTCCGGCGGTTGCTGCGACGGCAGCGCCCCGATGTGCTACCCGCTCGGCGAGTTCCGGGTCGGCTCCCATGACGTGCACCTGGGAGACCTCGCGGTGGAAGGAATCGACTCGGTGCCGGTGTGGATGTCCGGGCCGCAGTTCGAGTACTGGAAGCACACCCACCTGACGATCGACGTGGTGCCGGGGCGGGGAAGCGGGTTCTCCCTGGAAGCCCCGGAGGGAGTGCGGTTCCTGATCCGGTCGCGGCTGTTGAGCGACGAGGAATCGGCTGAACTGAACGGATAG
- a CDS encoding NAD(P)H-binding protein: MKILVVGGTGLLGQHVLHELRSRGHETTAVARTQREGVDRVLDVSKASRAELRAALDGHDGVVFAGGMDDRAVGRGPVEPRLRAGNVAPVAALLEAAREAGCTRAAVLGSYYTHFDRVHPEWGLAAKHPYVRSRLEQARVARETAGPELPVAMIEVPFVFGVADDRVPQWSVPIVKWVRSSSPLFAPPGGTAATSARGVGVATVDALEEASGADIPVAQENLRWDDMFTRLATAAGRPRRVRTMPSGPVRGAFKIGGLLNGLTGKQPGLTVQHLDDLLLRELYVDPTHPGPVDDAIRETATAR, translated from the coding sequence ATGAAGATCTTGGTGGTGGGCGGCACTGGCCTGCTGGGCCAGCATGTGCTCCACGAGCTGCGGAGCCGCGGCCACGAGACGACTGCGGTGGCGCGTACGCAACGTGAGGGGGTCGACAGGGTTCTCGACGTCTCGAAGGCGTCTCGTGCCGAGCTGCGCGCGGCGCTCGACGGTCACGACGGCGTCGTCTTCGCAGGCGGGATGGACGACCGTGCGGTCGGCCGAGGGCCGGTCGAGCCTCGGTTGCGCGCGGGCAATGTCGCTCCCGTCGCCGCGTTGCTGGAAGCTGCGCGGGAAGCAGGCTGTACGCGAGCCGCGGTGCTCGGCTCGTACTACACGCACTTCGACCGCGTACACCCTGAGTGGGGGTTGGCGGCGAAGCATCCGTACGTGCGCAGCCGACTCGAGCAGGCCCGCGTCGCGCGCGAGACCGCGGGACCGGAGCTGCCGGTCGCGATGATCGAAGTGCCGTTCGTGTTCGGAGTCGCGGACGACCGGGTGCCGCAGTGGTCGGTGCCGATCGTGAAGTGGGTCCGGTCGAGTTCGCCGCTCTTCGCGCCGCCGGGCGGCACTGCCGCGACGAGCGCGCGCGGCGTCGGCGTCGCGACGGTGGACGCGCTGGAGGAGGCGTCGGGCGCGGACATCCCGGTAGCGCAGGAGAACCTGCGATGGGACGACATGTTCACCCGGCTGGCGACCGCGGCTGGACGCCCCCGCCGGGTGCGGACCATGCCGTCCGGCCCGGTGCGCGGGGCGTTCAAGATCGGGGGATTGCTCAACGGGCTCACCGGCAAACAGCCGGGGCTGACCGTGCAGCACTTGGACGACCTGCTGCTGCGGGAGCTGTACGTGGACCCAACGCATCCCGGTCCGGTCGACGACGCGATCCGGGAAACCGCCACTGCCCGCTAA
- a CDS encoding LysR family transcriptional regulator, giving the protein MRLLPTGLAYFLEVARTGSVSEAAAALTVAPSAISRQIAKLEASIGVALFVRHPRGMLPTEAGNLLLDHLRRTEAESAALLGELRSGRARQARTLTVACSEGFARRVVPQAMARFREEHPEVAFQLDVVGREEATRRVLEGSADVAVTYATGPQRGIRVESAVVVPVYAIVPIGHPLAERDRLSVADLCEHPIALPAPGQSLRELLDIAVRVEERTVNGVLVCGELAPQYEFVRRGGGIALVGGLGDPREDAASEGVAYVLVDNPVFRKREAQVQTMAGRSLPPALSRFAAVLTTLVRAPHR; this is encoded by the coding sequence ATGCGCCTGCTGCCGACCGGACTGGCTTACTTCTTGGAGGTCGCCCGCACCGGCTCGGTCTCCGAGGCGGCCGCCGCACTGACCGTCGCACCGTCGGCGATCAGCCGGCAGATCGCGAAGCTCGAAGCATCGATCGGGGTGGCGCTGTTCGTCCGGCATCCGCGCGGCATGCTGCCTACCGAAGCCGGGAATCTGCTGCTCGACCACCTTCGCCGCACCGAGGCGGAGTCCGCGGCACTGCTCGGCGAACTGCGTTCGGGCCGGGCACGCCAGGCCAGGACGCTCACCGTCGCGTGTTCCGAAGGGTTCGCCCGGCGAGTGGTGCCGCAGGCGATGGCGCGGTTTCGCGAGGAGCACCCCGAAGTGGCGTTCCAGCTCGACGTGGTCGGGCGCGAGGAGGCGACCCGGCGGGTGCTGGAGGGCTCCGCGGACGTCGCGGTGACCTACGCGACGGGCCCGCAGCGCGGGATCCGGGTCGAGAGCGCGGTGGTCGTGCCGGTGTACGCGATCGTGCCGATCGGGCATCCGTTGGCCGAACGGGACCGGCTGAGCGTGGCGGACCTCTGCGAACACCCGATCGCGCTGCCCGCTCCCGGACAGAGCTTGCGCGAGCTGCTGGACATCGCGGTGCGCGTCGAGGAGCGGACGGTGAACGGGGTCCTGGTGTGCGGCGAACTGGCGCCGCAGTACGAGTTCGTGCGCCGCGGCGGCGGGATCGCGCTGGTCGGCGGCCTCGGCGACCCGCGGGAGGACGCGGCCTCGGAGGGAGTCGCCTACGTGCTGGTGGACAATCCGGTCTTCCGGAAGCGGGAGGCGCAGGTGCAGACGATGGCGGGCCGGTCGCTGCCGCCCGCGCTGAGCCGGTTCGCGGCCGTGCTGACGACGCTGGTGCGGGCCCCGCACCGGTAG
- a CDS encoding M20 family metallopeptidase, whose translation MTPTELLDKARRQVSSGAFFAELARMVSYPTVSTSPEGSVAVRAYLDEVLTPALTALGCTVDTFPNPDPSGGPFLVGTRIESPELPTLLCYGHADVVDGHAGQWSEGRDPWTLTADGERWYGRGAADNKGQHLVNLTALRLVREHRGALGFNLKFLFETGEEIGSPGLAEFAAQHRDLLAADVLIASDGPRLDAVTPTLFLGARGGVRINLDVDLRPDAYHSGNWGGLLRNPATTLAGAISCLVDGHGRVRVPELLPNELPDTVREALADVTVANTPGDPVPDPDWGAPGLTAAERLYGWNTLEVLAFGAADVDRPVNAIPGRARAVLQLRYVTGTTLGGMSEAIQEHLAAQGFSMVEVSLSESYPASRTPVGNPWVRWAQAVLSDTGLATLPSFGGGLPNHVFTDILGLPTLWLPHSYPGCLQHAPDEHLLAPIAREGLVLATALFDALGQSGKEVR comes from the coding sequence GTGACACCGACGGAACTGCTCGACAAAGCCCGGCGCCAGGTGAGCTCCGGCGCATTCTTCGCCGAACTCGCCCGGATGGTCAGCTACCCGACCGTGAGCACGAGCCCGGAGGGCAGCGTTGCTGTCAGGGCATACCTGGACGAGGTGCTCACGCCCGCGTTGACCGCGCTCGGCTGCACGGTCGACACCTTCCCCAATCCGGACCCGAGCGGCGGCCCGTTCCTCGTCGGCACCCGGATCGAGTCGCCCGAGCTGCCGACGCTGCTGTGTTACGGGCACGCCGACGTGGTCGACGGGCACGCCGGTCAGTGGAGCGAGGGCCGCGACCCGTGGACGCTGACCGCCGACGGCGAGCGCTGGTACGGCCGCGGCGCCGCCGACAACAAGGGCCAGCACCTGGTCAACCTGACCGCGTTGCGGCTGGTCCGGGAACACCGCGGCGCGCTCGGGTTCAACCTCAAGTTCCTCTTCGAGACCGGGGAGGAAATCGGGTCGCCAGGTCTCGCCGAGTTCGCCGCTCAGCACCGGGACCTGCTGGCCGCGGACGTGCTGATCGCTTCCGACGGCCCCCGGCTGGACGCCGTGACGCCGACTCTGTTCCTCGGCGCGCGCGGCGGGGTCCGGATCAATCTCGACGTCGATCTCCGGCCGGATGCCTACCATTCCGGCAACTGGGGCGGCCTGCTGCGCAACCCCGCGACGACGCTCGCCGGCGCGATCTCGTGCCTGGTCGACGGACACGGCCGGGTGCGCGTGCCGGAACTGCTGCCGAACGAGCTGCCGGACACCGTGCGCGAAGCACTCGCCGACGTGACGGTCGCGAACACCCCGGGCGATCCGGTCCCGGACCCGGACTGGGGTGCTCCTGGGCTGACCGCCGCCGAACGGCTCTACGGCTGGAACACCCTGGAGGTGCTGGCGTTCGGCGCGGCCGACGTCGACCGTCCGGTCAACGCCATTCCCGGCCGGGCGCGCGCGGTGCTGCAACTGCGCTACGTCACCGGGACAACGCTCGGCGGAATGTCCGAAGCGATCCAGGAACACCTGGCTGCCCAAGGATTTTCGATGGTCGAGGTGAGCCTGTCGGAGAGCTATCCGGCCAGCCGGACGCCGGTCGGCAACCCGTGGGTGAGGTGGGCGCAGGCCGTCCTCTCAGACACCGGACTCGCCACTCTGCCCAGCTTCGGCGGCGGCCTGCCCAACCACGTCTTCACCGACATTCTCGGCCTGCCGACGCTGTGGCTGCCGCACTCCTACCCGGGCTGTCTGCAGCACGCGCCGGACGAGCATCTGCTCGCCCCGATCGCCCGCGAAGGTCTCGTCCTCGCCACTGCGTTGTTCGACGCACTCGGCCAGTCCGGCAAGGAGGTCCGATGA